Proteins co-encoded in one Halobacteriovoraceae bacterium genomic window:
- a CDS encoding sigma-54-dependent Fis family transcriptional regulator — MEDYQFLYSNFGQPEKLKDNQDHLFQIPEVIIVEDEDNLRNSLKKIIEKKMGLNVRTFADPLSCLDYNFETDRSYCLLTDISFSQAIDGLKLIDILKERSIRFTAIAMTGFASVETAILATKKGVFHYLTKPFEISHLLDLLKRAFYEELSISEDFFNKSENVKFSNVDNPRSDSLKLIEMPKKEDFFCGIVGRSKKMKKVFERIEKVSQSDSTVFISGASGTGKELVAKALHNLSLRASRPLVSVNCGAIPGELLESELFGHKKGAFTGAISDRKGKFELANTGSIFLDEIGDMPLILQVKLLRVLQGREVEPVGGSQSIPIDVRIITATHRNLEESVSRGEFREDLFYRLNVIPITIPSLAERKDDISILIGHFLNRYVSADGSNNISFEKDALDCLYDYDWPGNVRELENLIERLVILKGGNTISLADLPRKFLGTQSGFELFDFELPQEGVNLKKFVVELEKSFIDQALKRTNGNKNQASKLLGLNRTTLIEKIKKNERSPLLDL; from the coding sequence ATGGAAGATTATCAATTCTTATACAGTAATTTCGGACAACCAGAAAAATTAAAAGATAATCAAGATCACTTATTTCAAATTCCGGAAGTGATCATTGTTGAAGATGAAGATAATCTGAGAAATTCTTTAAAAAAAATCATTGAGAAAAAAATGGGATTAAATGTTAGGACGTTTGCAGATCCTCTTTCTTGTTTGGACTACAATTTTGAAACAGATCGTTCATATTGTTTACTTACTGATATCAGTTTTTCACAGGCAATTGATGGCCTTAAGCTTATAGATATTTTAAAAGAAAGATCCATCCGTTTCACTGCTATTGCAATGACAGGGTTTGCTTCAGTTGAAACAGCAATTCTGGCCACAAAAAAAGGTGTATTTCACTATCTGACAAAACCTTTTGAAATTTCTCATTTACTTGATCTTTTAAAGCGAGCTTTTTATGAGGAGTTAAGTATTTCTGAGGATTTTTTTAATAAGTCCGAAAATGTAAAATTCTCAAATGTGGATAATCCGCGAAGTGATTCTTTAAAATTAATTGAAATGCCAAAAAAAGAAGATTTCTTTTGTGGAATAGTTGGTCGTTCAAAAAAGATGAAAAAAGTATTTGAGCGAATAGAGAAGGTTTCTCAATCTGATTCTACTGTATTTATCTCAGGAGCATCTGGGACAGGAAAAGAATTAGTTGCTAAGGCACTTCATAATTTGTCCTTAAGGGCCAGTCGACCTTTAGTTTCTGTAAATTGTGGTGCGATTCCAGGTGAACTTCTTGAAAGTGAACTTTTTGGGCATAAAAAAGGTGCTTTTACTGGTGCAATATCAGATAGAAAAGGAAAGTTTGAACTCGCAAATACAGGATCAATTTTTCTTGATGAAATTGGTGATATGCCTTTGATTTTGCAAGTTAAATTATTGCGCGTTCTACAGGGACGTGAAGTTGAGCCTGTGGGTGGAAGTCAATCAATTCCAATCGATGTCCGAATTATTACAGCAACTCACAGAAATCTGGAAGAAAGTGTCTCCAGGGGGGAGTTTAGGGAAGATCTCTTTTATCGACTCAATGTCATTCCTATTACAATCCCAAGCTTGGCCGAGAGAAAAGATGATATCTCAATTTTAATTGGTCATTTTCTGAATAGATATGTAAGTGCGGATGGTAGTAATAATATTTCTTTTGAAAAAGATGCTCTTGATTGTCTATATGATTACGATTGGCCAGGAAATGTTAGAGAATTAGAAAACCTTATTGAAAGACTGGTCATTCTCAAAGGTGGCAATACGATATCTCTTGCTGATCTACCTCGAAAATTTTTAGGTACTCAGTCGGGGTTTGAGTTATTTGATTTTGAACTTCCCCAGGAGGGAGTAAATCTTAAAAAATTTGTAGTTGAGTTAGAGAAAAGTTTTATTGATCAGGCGCTAAAAAGAACAAATGGAAATAAAAATCAGGCCTCTAAACTACTTGGTCTCAATAGAACGACTCTTATCGAAAAAATTAAAAAAAATGAACGATCTCCCCTCTTAGATTTGTAA
- a CDS encoding ATP-binding cassette domain-containing protein → MKENILNLVDVYKSFGNNHIHQGVSLHVKKGESLGLLGGSGTGKSVLLRSIIGLEKIDQGQIYYHDERIDNLNEVELIPYRLKISYSFQSGALFDSSNVFDNLAYPLYEHTKMSQVEINNKVSQMLEMVDLAGKEYLMPSDLSGGMRKRVGMARSMILNPEIILYDEPTAGLDPANAKNVIHIMKNLKKLGQSSIFVTHEIPAAIDFCDRIVVLDSGKVIFNDTPDAFLNEKNPIIKEFISNEGY, encoded by the coding sequence ATGAAAGAAAATATATTAAACTTAGTAGATGTCTATAAAAGTTTTGGAAATAATCACATTCATCAAGGAGTCTCCCTCCACGTAAAAAAAGGTGAAAGTCTAGGGCTACTCGGAGGATCTGGAACTGGAAAAAGTGTACTTCTTCGATCAATAATAGGACTCGAAAAAATTGATCAAGGCCAGATTTATTATCATGATGAAAGGATAGACAATTTAAATGAGGTGGAGTTAATTCCTTATAGATTAAAAATTTCATATTCGTTTCAAAGTGGTGCTTTATTTGATTCATCAAATGTATTCGATAATCTCGCCTATCCACTTTACGAGCATACAAAAATGTCTCAAGTAGAAATTAATAACAAAGTCTCTCAAATGCTAGAGATGGTTGATCTTGCGGGAAAAGAATATCTCATGCCTTCTGATCTTTCAGGAGGAATGAGAAAAAGAGTTGGAATGGCCAGATCAATGATCTTAAATCCAGAAATTATTCTTTATGATGAACCCACTGCGGGACTAGATCCAGCAAATGCAAAAAATGTTATTCATATAATGAAAAATTTAAAAAAATTGGGACAATCTTCAATTTTTGTCACTCATGAAATTCCTGCAGCAATAGATTTTTGTGATCGAATTGTCGTTTTGGATAGTGGAAAAGTTATTTTCAACGACACACCCGATGCCTTTTTAAACGAAAAAAATCCAATCATAAAAGAGTTCATTTCAAACGAGGGGTATTAA
- a CDS encoding ABC transporter permease has translation MQILSTKDIPIYNLKKRLLRLFYFIGELFYLFLDILKCSFSRPFYFYRVIEQIVSLGVQSISITVVIGFAMGTVMTLNFGYGLSKFGGTLYVPGIVSLSILREMAPIFTSLLVAGRIGSGMAAEIGSMNVNQQVDAIRAMGTSPIRVLVVPRFWASVISLPLLTGLAGFLGLVGGAIIANGEFQIPPPFYINKVIEIVKIHDFASGLLKTSIFGGIIAVVGCYKGLRTKDGTRGVGESTTYVVVISSIIILITNFFLSKLFFLFWLQ, from the coding sequence ATGCAGATATTATCCACTAAGGATATTCCCATTTATAATCTCAAAAAAAGATTATTAAGATTATTTTATTTTATCGGTGAACTATTTTATCTTTTTCTAGATATTCTAAAGTGCTCTTTTAGTAGACCCTTTTATTTTTACCGAGTTATTGAACAGATCGTCTCTCTCGGAGTCCAATCGATTTCAATCACTGTTGTCATTGGCTTTGCAATGGGCACAGTTATGACTTTAAATTTTGGTTATGGACTATCAAAATTTGGAGGAACACTTTATGTACCAGGGATTGTTTCTCTATCAATTCTAAGAGAAATGGCCCCTATATTCACCTCTCTTCTCGTTGCCGGCCGAATCGGTTCTGGGATGGCCGCAGAAATTGGATCAATGAATGTCAATCAACAAGTTGATGCAATTAGGGCCATGGGAACCTCTCCCATACGGGTACTTGTTGTCCCTAGATTTTGGGCATCTGTCATCTCCCTTCCTCTTTTAACAGGATTGGCAGGTTTTTTAGGATTAGTTGGTGGAGCAATCATCGCAAACGGTGAATTTCAAATTCCTCCACCCTTTTACATAAACAAAGTCATTGAAATCGTAAAGATTCATGACTTCGCAAGTGGTTTACTTAAAACAAGTATCTTTGGAGGAATTATCGCTGTTGTAGGCTGCTATAAAGGGCTTAGAACTAAAGATGGGACGAGAGGTGTTGGTGAATCTACTACCTACGTTGTTGTTATTAGTTCAATCATTATACTTATAACCAATTTTTTCTTAAGCAAACTCTTTTTTCTATTTTGGTTACAGTAA
- a CDS encoding sigma-54-dependent Fis family transcriptional regulator codes for METINLELFGRDQKIQKSINMAKNISVSKATVLVVGESGTGKKTLAKFIHQQSARATKKILFCDCSQDPKTVENLILGYREENGKFVRGVLEDANGGTVVFSNVDALDEDFQRRLHKILSELEDYDIDVRLIATTTKNLSKLVGSGRFYRGLYTLISSNQITLSPLRDRVEDIEILIQKFLVRKSEELGENLTINRDTLTKMMSHYWTHNIKELFSVLENTVNNMEGSEINDEVLSIGDKKTSETFEDEENEGIRLMSLKEAEKLLIKKALIHTSENRTQAAKILGVSIRTLRNKINEYRNSGSSYFINLR; via the coding sequence ATGGAAACAATTAATTTAGAACTTTTTGGGAGAGATCAGAAAATTCAAAAGTCCATCAATATGGCCAAGAATATTTCTGTATCGAAAGCTACGGTGCTTGTTGTAGGTGAAAGTGGAACAGGTAAAAAAACATTGGCGAAGTTTATCCATCAGCAATCAGCACGAGCTACAAAAAAGATTTTATTTTGTGATTGTTCTCAAGATCCAAAGACTGTAGAGAATTTAATTCTTGGGTATAGAGAGGAAAATGGTAAATTTGTTAGAGGTGTCTTAGAAGATGCAAACGGTGGAACGGTTGTTTTTTCAAATGTTGATGCACTTGATGAAGATTTTCAAAGAAGACTTCACAAAATTCTTTCTGAACTAGAAGATTATGATATTGATGTGAGATTAATTGCAACAACTACAAAAAATCTTTCCAAACTTGTTGGTTCTGGTAGATTTTATCGCGGTCTGTATACTCTTATTTCATCAAACCAAATTACACTTTCTCCTTTAAGAGATAGAGTTGAGGATATTGAAATATTAATTCAGAAATTCTTAGTAAGAAAATCAGAAGAGTTAGGTGAGAATCTAACAATCAACAGAGATACATTAACGAAAATGATGTCTCACTATTGGACTCACAATATTAAAGAACTTTTTTCTGTACTCGAAAATACTGTCAATAATATGGAAGGATCTGAAATTAACGATGAAGTTCTTTCAATTGGAGATAAGAAAACATCTGAAACATTTGAAGATGAGGAAAACGAAGGAATTCGTTTGATGTCTTTGAAGGAAGCAGAAAAATTATTAATTAAAAAAGCATTAATACATACAAGTGAAAATAGAACTCAAGCTGCAAAAATTCTTGGTGTGTCTATTCGAACACTTAGAAATAAAATTAATGAATACAGAAATTCTGGAAGTTCATATTTTATTAACTTAAGGTAA
- a CDS encoding MCE family protein — MRPEDKQNVFISGIFLCFLFILCGIIISMLGKDQAFFEGQSAIKTYVKNAQNLKIGAAVQLKGIRVGTLESIEFIELNKIELILKIKSKYLNWIRKDSYIEVKTQGVLGDKLLEILGGTTDSVAMNDGDIIETLDQNSFDKLLNRGEDIMVTADRLLKKLDIIFSNVDEQTVAISFKNLEKSLETLNNTVKQLNVKNLNKSFANMEKVSKHLEFMGARINEGPGTLHSLIYDRTVYDDLQTLLGGAKRNKVLKYFLRESIKKAENN; from the coding sequence ATGAGACCTGAAGACAAGCAAAATGTATTTATCTCAGGAATCTTTCTGTGTTTTCTATTTATATTATGCGGAATTATTATAAGTATGTTGGGAAAAGACCAGGCGTTCTTCGAAGGACAATCAGCAATTAAGACATACGTCAAAAATGCCCAAAATCTAAAAATTGGAGCAGCTGTTCAGTTAAAAGGAATACGAGTAGGAACGTTAGAAAGCATTGAATTCATCGAACTTAATAAAATAGAGCTTATTTTAAAAATTAAAAGTAAATATCTGAATTGGATAAGAAAAGATAGCTATATAGAAGTAAAAACTCAGGGTGTATTAGGCGATAAACTTCTTGAAATATTAGGCGGTACAACTGATTCTGTTGCCATGAATGATGGAGATATCATTGAAACATTAGACCAAAACTCATTTGATAAACTTCTTAATAGAGGCGAAGACATTATGGTCACAGCTGATCGTCTCTTAAAAAAGCTTGATATTATTTTTTCAAACGTGGACGAGCAAACTGTTGCTATTTCATTTAAAAACTTAGAGAAATCTTTAGAAACTCTAAATAATACAGTTAAGCAGTTAAATGTGAAAAACTTAAATAAATCTTTTGCAAACATGGAAAAAGTATCAAAACATCTTGAATTTATGGGGGCAAGAATCAATGAGGGCCCAGGTACCTTGCATTCACTAATCTACGATCGAACTGTTTATGATGACCTTCAAACACTACTTGGAGGAGCAAAGAGAAACAAAGTACTGAAATACTTTTTGAGAGAATCAATCAAAAAGGCCGAGAATAATTAG